In Streptomyces sp. NBC_01231, the sequence CGGCACGGCGGGGGTCCTAGGTCCAACGTCTGATCGAAAAGATGTCGCTACTACTGTTAGCGTGCAGCTGCATATCATTCGCAATAACGTCGGAGGACGTTGGACATGGCGGTTTACACGCTCCCGGAGCTTCCGTACGACTACTCGGCGCTTGAACCGGTCATCAACCCCCTGATCGTCGAGTTGCACCATGACAAGCACCACGCGGCGTACGTGAAGGGCGCGAACGACACGCTGGAGCAGCTTGCGGAGGCGCGGGACAAGGAGACGTGGGGCTCGATCAACGGGCTGGAGAAGAACCTGGCCTTCCACCTCTCGGGGCACATCCTGCACTCGATTTATTGGCACAACATGACCGGCGACGGCGGTGGCGAGCCCCTAGACAAGGACGGCGTAGGCGAGCTCGCGGACGCGATCGCCGAGTCCTTCGGCTCCTTCGCCAAGTTCAAGGCCCAGCTGACCAAGGCGTCCGCCACCACTCAGGGCTCCGGCTGGGGCGTGCTGGCGTACGAGCCGCTGAGCGGTCGGCTGATCGTCGAGCAGGTCTACGACCACCAGGGCAACGTCGGCCAGGGCTCGACCCCGATCCTGGTGTTCGACGCTTGGGAGCACGCCTTCTACCTGCAGTACAAGAACCAGAAGGTCGACTTCATCGACGCCATGTGGGCCGTCGTCAACTGGCAGGACGTGGCCCGGCGTTACGCCGCCGCCAAGGAGCGTGGCGACAGCCTGCTGCTCGCGCCGTGACGGCGTAGAGCGCCCCTAGCGTCCTGCCTCGTGATCGTCTTCTCACCGTTCACCGGCAGGCGGCACAACGGACGGCTCCCGCAGGCCCGATGCCTGTGGGAGCCGTCCCGTTGTGGGCGGGGTGCGGCCGGTGACGTCGTCCCAGTGGAGGGTGCGGTTGCACCAGCGGTCCAGGAGCACCGGGTCGTGTCCCACGGCTAGCAGGCTGGCGCCGGTGGCGGCGCGGTGGTCCTCGACGGCGGCCACCAACGCGGCGGTGGTGGCCGCGTCCACCATCGCGGTCATTTCGCAGATCAGCCAGCGTGGGCGCAGCACGAGCGCGCGGGCCAGGCAGGCGCGTTGGAGCTGGCCGTCGCCCACCTCGTGGGGCGACGGTCCAACAGGTCGGGGGTGAGGCCGACGGCTGCGGACAACTCGGCGACAGGTTCGGGAATCCCGCCGCGGCGACCGCCCGCGCGCGGGTTCGGCGATCAGGACGGTGAGCCTCGCCGCCGAAGCGACCGTGTGCGCCCAACTGCTGTAGACCGTGGCCCGCGGTGACAACCTCACCCTCGAAGACCAGCTCCGGGACTGGTCCGAGGAACTTAGCCGCCGCTGGCCGAGATCCTTGGCCCTGGCAGTCGCTGAGCGGGTCAGGGGCCAAGTCCTGCCCCGGTTCCCGTGATGCTGGCCAGGCGGATCAGGCGGATGGTCAGCCGCCGGTGATGGCCAGCAGGAGACCGGAGGTGACCAGGCCGATCTCGACCACGATGACGAAGACGTGGGCGGGGAGCCGGTCGACGATTTTCTTGCCGGTCCAGGCGCCTGCGGTGCTGGCGGGTGCGAGGGCCAGGCCGATGACGGCGTTGGATGCGGTCAGCACGGCTGCGGCGCCGAAAACCACCAGCTTGGTCAGGTGCATCACCACGGCGGAAGCGGCCTCGGTGCCGATGTAGGCGCCCTTGAGCAGGCCGCGGGCGAGGAAGAACGGGGCGACCATCGGGCCGACCGAGCCGACCAGGGCGGAGCCGAAACCGGAGACGGCGCCGACGGCGGTGAACGCGGTGTCGTCCAGCCGGGCGGCGTGCGGCTTCCAGCGCCGCCAGGCGACCATGACCAGCAGGAACACGCCGATGAGGCGGGTGAGCGCAGGCAGGGGCGCGGTGGCGAACAGGAGTGCGCCGACGACAGCGGCCGGCACGGCGCCGAGAGCGAAGATGCCGACCAGGCGCCGGTCGACCTCGTGGCGGTTGAACCAGACCCGGCTGCCGTTGCTGGCCAGTTGGGCGACAGTGAGGACGGCAACCGCGTCCCGGGTGCCCAAGACGGCGACGAAGACCGGCAGCAGGAGCACTCCGCCGCCGAACCCGGCGACCGCGGACAGAGCCGCAGTGCCGAAGGCGGCGACGACGATGGCGATGATCTGCAGTGTCTGTTCCATTGCGGGGGATTCTCCTGCCCGCGGCGGCGGCAGGGCCCAGGGCCCCGGGAGTTCAGTCTGCGGAGCGTTCTGGGCCGGGCCGCCCTGGTGCTGGCGAGTCGCTCCGCGTCCGGCCCCGGCCACTGCTGGCGAGCACGGCGTGGGCCTTTGGGAGGTGCCGTAGCGGGCGGGAGACGCGACCAGCGAGGATGCCCGCCATGGCCACTGACAAGGACCTCGCTCCACTACGTTCGACGTATTCAACGCCCCTGGTGTTTGGTGCGGGAGCGGTCATCGGCGTGCTGGGCGGGATGATCGGCCTGGGGGGTGCGGAGTTCCGCCTGCCGCTACTGGTCAGTCTTTTCGGGTTCGCCGCTCTCTCAGCGGTCATCCTGAACAAGGCGATGAGCCTGGTGGTGGTGCTGGTCGCGCTGCCCGCCCGC encodes:
- a CDS encoding superoxide dismutase, translated to MAVYTLPELPYDYSALEPVINPLIVELHHDKHHAAYVKGANDTLEQLAEARDKETWGSINGLEKNLAFHLSGHILHSIYWHNMTGDGGGEPLDKDGVGELADAIAESFGSFAKFKAQLTKASATTQGSGWGVLAYEPLSGRLIVEQVYDHQGNVGQGSTPILVFDAWEHAFYLQYKNQKVDFIDAMWAVVNWQDVARRYAAAKERGDSLLLAP
- a CDS encoding sulfite exporter TauE/SafE family protein, which encodes MEQTLQIIAIVVAAFGTAALSAVAGFGGGVLLLPVFVAVLGTRDAVAVLTVAQLASNGSRVWFNRHEVDRRLVGIFALGAVPAAVVGALLFATAPLPALTRLIGVFLLVMVAWRRWKPHAARLDDTAFTAVGAVSGFGSALVGSVGPMVAPFFLARGLLKGAYIGTEAASAVVMHLTKLVVFGAAAVLTASNAVIGLALAPASTAGAWTGKKIVDRLPAHVFVIVVEIGLVTSGLLLAITGG